The proteins below come from a single Zhouia spongiae genomic window:
- a CDS encoding retropepsin-like aspartic protease family protein translates to MASLKSFLEDKKYCRVKLTLTKTNHFEVVASVNNIEGRFILDTGASSTCIGFDCVSHFNLATEDSEIKAAGAGAINMTTQISKRNKLAIGDWQLKKLKIVLFDLTHVNAALTQHDALPVHGIIGADVLKRGKAIIDYQKKSLYLGVKK, encoded by the coding sequence ATGGCCTCACTAAAAAGCTTTTTGGAAGATAAAAAATATTGCCGGGTAAAGCTCACTCTCACCAAGACAAATCACTTCGAGGTCGTTGCCAGCGTAAATAACATAGAAGGCAGATTTATTTTAGACACCGGCGCATCAAGCACTTGTATTGGTTTTGACTGTGTATCTCACTTTAACCTGGCTACAGAAGACTCGGAAATCAAAGCAGCAGGAGCAGGAGCCATAAACATGACCACTCAAATATCGAAAAGAAACAAATTAGCAATCGGAGACTGGCAATTAAAAAAACTCAAAATCGTGCTATTCGACCTGACCCATGTAAACGCTGCATTAACCCAGCACGATGCATTGCCTGTTCACGGGATTATAGGTGCTGATGTATTAAAACGTGGAAAAGCAATTATCGATTATCAAAAAAAATCGCTATATTTAGGAGTAAAGAAATAA
- the odhB gene encoding 2-oxoglutarate dehydrogenase complex dihydrolipoyllysine-residue succinyltransferase, which translates to MVLEMKVPSPGESITEVEIAEWLVKDGDYVEKDQAIAEVDSDKATLELPAEASGIITLKAEEGDAVQVGEVVCLIDTSAEKPAGADTAAPAVAEEKKEAVKEAPKTEAPAKETYATGVASPAAKKILAEKVISPAAVKGTGKDGRITKEDAINAKPSMGTPGAGSRGESRKKLSMLRRKVAERLVSAKNETAMLTTFNEVDMSAIFALRNEYKETFKAKHGVGLGFMSFFTKAVVRALQLYPDVNSMIDGDYKVSYDFCDISVAVSGPKGLMVPVMRNAENLSFRGVEAEIKRLALRARDGKITVDEMTGGTFTISNGGVFGSMLSTPIINPPQSGILGMHNIVERPIVKEGQIAIAPVMYLALSYDHRIIDGRESVGFLVAVKEAIENPVELLMDNDPKKALEL; encoded by the coding sequence ATGGTTTTAGAAATGAAAGTGCCGTCTCCGGGCGAGTCGATAACGGAAGTAGAAATAGCTGAGTGGCTGGTGAAGGATGGAGATTATGTGGAAAAAGATCAGGCAATCGCCGAAGTCGATTCAGATAAGGCAACGTTAGAGCTGCCGGCAGAGGCTAGTGGAATTATTACCTTGAAAGCAGAAGAAGGTGATGCGGTTCAAGTAGGAGAGGTTGTATGTTTGATAGATACTTCTGCGGAAAAGCCGGCGGGTGCAGATACTGCTGCTCCGGCTGTCGCTGAAGAGAAAAAGGAAGCGGTTAAGGAGGCGCCTAAGACAGAAGCCCCTGCAAAAGAAACTTATGCTACAGGTGTGGCGAGTCCTGCTGCTAAAAAGATTTTGGCAGAGAAGGTAATTAGTCCTGCTGCGGTAAAAGGTACGGGTAAAGATGGGCGTATTACCAAAGAAGATGCTATAAATGCCAAACCGTCTATGGGAACCCCCGGAGCCGGATCAAGAGGCGAGTCCCGTAAAAAATTATCAATGCTTCGTAGAAAAGTGGCGGAAAGATTGGTGTCTGCTAAAAACGAAACGGCAATGCTTACTACTTTCAATGAGGTGGATATGAGTGCCATTTTTGCATTGAGAAATGAATATAAAGAAACCTTTAAGGCGAAACACGGTGTGGGTCTTGGATTTATGAGTTTCTTTACGAAGGCAGTAGTCAGGGCACTTCAATTATATCCTGATGTGAACTCAATGATAGATGGGGATTATAAAGTGAGTTATGATTTTTGTGACATTTCAGTTGCTGTTTCCGGACCTAAAGGATTGATGGTTCCGGTTATGAGAAATGCTGAAAACCTGAGTTTTAGAGGTGTAGAGGCTGAGATTAAAAGACTTGCTTTAAGAGCCCGTGACGGTAAGATTACTGTTGACGAGATGACAGGAGGTACGTTTACCATATCTAATGGAGGTGTATTTGGGAGTATGTTGTCTACACCGATAATCAATCCGCCTCAAAGTGGTATTTTAGGAATGCATAATATCGTAGAGCGCCCGATCGTTAAAGAGGGACAGATAGCTATAGCTCCTGTTATGTATCTGGCGTTGTCTTATGATCACAGAATTATTGACGGACGTGAATCTGTAGGTTTTTTGGTGGCTGTTAAAGAAGCTATTGAGAATCCTGTAGAATTATTGATGGATAACGATCCTAAAAAGGCATTAGAGTTATAA
- a CDS encoding 2-oxoglutarate dehydrogenase E1 component, translating into MDKYSFLNAAHTAFFADLYDQYLLNPDSVEPSWRAFFQGFDFGVENAEADTYAANGKTVVVEVPATGEKMEVPQQLHKEFQVVRLIDAYRSRGHLFTKTNPVRERRKYYPSLAIENFGLQETDFETVFNAGEIIGIGPASLREIVRHLESIYCDAIGVEYMYIRNPERNQWIQSWLNKNDNHASLEPDTKKHILRKLNEALSFEGFLNTKYVGQKRFSVEGNESLIPALDNIVERAADAGVEQFVLGMAHRGRLNVLANIFDKPANDIFSEFDGKDYELDIFDGDVKYHLGWTSDRYTKNGKKIKMNIVPNPSHLETVGALVQGITRAKQDKYYQNDASKVLPIVIHGDAAIAGQGLAYEIVQMALLDGYKTGGTIHIVVNNQIGFTTNYIDGRSSTYCTDVAKVTLSPVLHVNADDAEAVVHAVTFALDFRMQFGRDVFIDLLGYRKYGHNEGDEPRFTQPNLYKAIAKHKNARDIYADKLMAEGIIGTDYVKKLEAEYKASLEQQFEDSRKEEKTIIKPFMQDEWEGFSLVREDVMIKDVDTTYPKEKLAEIAEVITNLPQDKKFLKKIVRLIGERNKMFFENDKLDWAMGELLAYGSLIQEGFDVRISGQDVERGTFSHRHAVVKVEESEEEVVLLNQLGENQHGGFYIYNSLLSEYGVVGFDYGYAMASPDTLTIWEAQFGDFSNGAQIMIDQYISAAEDKWKTQNGFVMLLPHGYEGQGAEHSSARMERYLQLCAKDNMFVADCTTPANFFHLLRRQMKSVYRKPLIVFTPKSLLRHPKAVSTVEELSGGSFQTVIDDAEVNPADVRSVVLCTGKFYYDLLDARETKGRNDVALVRLEQLFPLPTEKINEVIAKYSNAEEVVWAQEEPRNMGAWSHLLLHLEEARQWRVASRRFYASPAAGSAMRFKKRHEGVIEYVFDKELDNFIRR; encoded by the coding sequence ATGGATAAGTATTCCTTTTTAAATGCGGCGCACACCGCTTTTTTTGCGGATTTATATGACCAATATTTGTTGAACCCGGATAGTGTTGAGCCAAGTTGGCGTGCATTTTTTCAGGGGTTTGATTTTGGGGTTGAAAATGCTGAAGCCGACACCTATGCTGCTAATGGAAAAACAGTGGTGGTTGAAGTGCCTGCAACAGGAGAAAAAATGGAGGTGCCGCAGCAACTTCATAAAGAATTTCAGGTAGTACGTTTAATTGATGCGTACAGGAGCAGAGGACATCTGTTTACGAAAACAAACCCGGTAAGGGAAAGAAGAAAGTATTATCCGTCACTGGCCATAGAAAATTTTGGCTTACAGGAAACGGATTTTGAAACCGTTTTTAATGCCGGTGAAATCATCGGTATTGGTCCGGCATCTCTGAGAGAGATCGTCAGGCATTTAGAATCTATATATTGTGATGCTATTGGGGTAGAGTATATGTATATCCGGAACCCTGAAAGAAATCAATGGATACAGAGTTGGCTGAACAAGAATGACAACCATGCTTCTCTTGAGCCGGATACTAAAAAACATATATTGAGAAAACTCAATGAAGCACTGTCTTTTGAAGGTTTCCTGAATACAAAATATGTCGGTCAAAAAAGATTCTCTGTAGAAGGGAACGAATCTTTGATACCTGCACTTGATAATATTGTTGAAAGAGCAGCCGATGCCGGTGTTGAACAGTTTGTTCTTGGGATGGCTCACAGGGGCCGCTTGAATGTTTTGGCAAATATATTTGATAAACCTGCCAACGATATATTCAGTGAATTTGACGGTAAAGACTACGAATTGGATATTTTTGACGGGGATGTAAAATATCATTTGGGGTGGACCAGCGACAGGTATACCAAGAACGGTAAGAAAATTAAGATGAATATTGTGCCTAACCCGTCTCACCTGGAAACCGTCGGCGCATTGGTTCAAGGTATAACAAGAGCCAAGCAGGACAAGTACTACCAAAATGATGCGTCTAAGGTTTTACCGATCGTAATTCACGGGGATGCTGCCATTGCGGGACAGGGGCTTGCCTATGAGATCGTTCAGATGGCACTCCTTGATGGATATAAGACAGGAGGTACAATTCATATTGTTGTAAATAACCAGATTGGTTTTACCACCAACTATATAGATGGGCGCTCTTCTACATATTGTACAGATGTTGCTAAAGTAACCTTGTCGCCGGTGTTGCATGTGAATGCCGATGATGCTGAAGCAGTAGTACATGCTGTAACGTTTGCACTAGACTTTAGAATGCAGTTTGGCAGGGATGTGTTTATCGATCTGTTGGGTTATAGAAAATATGGGCATAATGAAGGTGATGAGCCTCGATTTACGCAACCAAACTTATACAAAGCAATTGCAAAGCATAAGAACGCCCGTGATATTTATGCCGATAAATTAATGGCCGAGGGTATCATAGGAACTGATTATGTTAAGAAATTAGAAGCTGAATATAAGGCTTCATTAGAGCAGCAGTTTGAAGATTCCCGTAAAGAAGAAAAGACCATTATAAAACCATTCATGCAAGACGAATGGGAAGGCTTTTCTTTAGTGAGGGAAGATGTGATGATAAAAGATGTAGATACTACATATCCGAAAGAGAAACTTGCCGAAATAGCGGAGGTTATAACCAATCTTCCACAAGATAAAAAGTTTCTGAAAAAGATTGTAAGGCTTATCGGGGAACGAAATAAAATGTTCTTCGAGAACGATAAGCTTGATTGGGCAATGGGAGAACTCCTTGCCTACGGAAGTTTGATTCAGGAAGGTTTTGATGTTCGGATTAGCGGACAGGATGTGGAGCGAGGTACGTTCTCACACCGTCATGCAGTTGTTAAGGTAGAGGAGTCGGAAGAAGAAGTGGTGTTGCTTAACCAGCTTGGCGAAAATCAGCATGGAGGTTTTTATATATACAATTCATTGCTTTCTGAGTATGGCGTAGTTGGTTTTGATTATGGCTATGCAATGGCCAGTCCTGATACGCTTACCATCTGGGAAGCACAGTTTGGTGATTTCAGTAACGGAGCCCAGATTATGATCGACCAGTATATCTCTGCAGCTGAAGACAAATGGAAAACGCAAAATGGTTTTGTAATGTTACTGCCTCACGGTTATGAAGGACAAGGGGCTGAACACTCTTCGGCACGTATGGAACGTTATCTGCAACTATGTGCAAAAGACAATATGTTTGTAGCTGATTGTACAACGCCGGCCAATTTCTTCCATTTGTTGAGAAGACAGATGAAGTCGGTTTACCGAAAACCGTTAATTGTTTTTACGCCCAAGAGTTTGCTGAGGCATCCTAAAGCAGTATCTACTGTAGAGGAATTGTCGGGCGGAAGCTTCCAGACAGTGATAGATGATGCTGAGGTAAATCCGGCAGATGTTAGATCGGTGGTGTTGTGTACTGGTAAGTTTTATTATGACCTTCTGGATGCTCGTGAAACTAAAGGGAGAAATGATGTAGCCTTGGTCAGGTTGGAACAATTATTTCCATTGCCAACTGAAAAGATAAATGAGGTTATTGCTAAATATAGCAATGCAGAAGAAGTGGTATGGGCCCAGGAAGAACCAAGGAACATGGGAGCTTGGAGTCATTTGCTGTTACACCTGGAAGAAGCAAGGCAATGGCGTGTAGCTTCAAGACGTTTTTATGCATCCCCTGCGGCCGGTAGTGCAATGCGATTCAAAAAACGACACGAAGGCGTTATTGAATATGTTTTTGATAAAGAATTAGATAATTTTATAAGAAGATAA
- a CDS encoding c-type cytochrome, with the protein MKQLFKISLLMLATIMISCGGESKKKKEGFSYEQKSEKKETPKETVKTETKTPASKRVELDNKGIGPVKTLAFNDKIDAGLAAKGEELYKQYCMACHKPDKKFIGPAPKGIFERRSPEWVMNMILNPEGMVKEDQLAKDLLVEFNGSPMANQNLTEEQARAVLEYFRTIK; encoded by the coding sequence ATGAAACAACTATTTAAAATCTCATTACTAATGCTTGCCACCATAATGATCAGTTGTGGAGGAGAAAGCAAAAAAAAGAAAGAAGGCTTTTCGTATGAACAAAAATCTGAAAAGAAAGAAACCCCTAAGGAAACCGTAAAAACCGAAACAAAGACTCCGGCATCTAAAAGAGTGGAGCTGGACAATAAAGGTATCGGCCCTGTAAAGACTTTGGCATTTAATGACAAGATCGATGCAGGTTTGGCTGCCAAAGGAGAAGAACTCTACAAACAATACTGCATGGCTTGCCACAAACCTGATAAAAAATTCATCGGACCGGCACCAAAAGGGATCTTTGAAAGAAGGAGCCCTGAGTGGGTAATGAACATGATACTCAACCCCGAAGGGATGGTTAAAGAAGACCAGCTTGCCAAAGACCTGCTCGTAGAGTTCAACGGTTCTCCCATGGCTAATCAAAACTTAACAGAAGAACAAGCCAGAGCCGTACTAGAATATTTCAGAACCATAAAATAA
- the nosZ gene encoding Sec-dependent nitrous-oxide reductase: MKKSINTFLCLGIAVSMFTGCKQSSQTSNNSALSSDVASKVYVAPGEYDEFYAFVSGGFSGQLSVYGLPSGRLLKVIPVFSQDAEKGYGYNEETIPMLNTSFGFIPWDDAHHPELSQTDGETDGRWVFINGNNTPRIARIDLSTFETAEIIEIPNSGGNHSSPFTTENTEYVVAGTRFAVPYPQKDMSIKEYKGNFKGALTFIDVEKESGHMEVAFQVLMPGFNYDLAHSGKGKSHGWTFFTTYNTEESNTLLEVGASQNDKDYIAAINWKKAEEYIAEGKFKTIPANYAHNIYDEKTHVATSEMKKEVRVLDPAECPGLVYFLPTPKSPHGVDVDPTGEYIVGNGKLSADLTVHSFTKVLQAIENKSFDGEAYGIPILKMDEIVAGIVEQPGLGPLHTEFDGKGNAYTTFFISSEVVKWKVGTWEVIDRIPSYYSVGHLMIPGGDSKKPEGKYLVALNKITKDRYLPTGPELNHSAQLYDISGDKMELLLDFPTIGEPHYAQGISAGKVMSKSKKFYPIDENEHPHATKSESDVKVVREGNIVRIYMTAIRSHLNPDNIEGVKVGDKVYFHLTNLEQDWDVPHGFSVMGAQNAELLVMPGQTETLYWEPKQEGVYPFYCTDFCSALHQEMQGYVRVSPANSDVPVKWAMGDD, translated from the coding sequence ATGAAAAAATCAATAAATACATTTCTCTGTCTTGGCATTGCCGTCTCCATGTTTACGGGATGTAAGCAAAGTTCGCAGACCTCTAACAACAGCGCCCTTTCATCTGACGTTGCTTCAAAGGTATATGTTGCCCCGGGTGAATACGACGAGTTTTACGCATTTGTATCAGGCGGGTTCAGCGGACAATTATCGGTTTACGGATTGCCTTCGGGCAGGCTCCTTAAAGTAATCCCCGTATTTTCTCAGGATGCGGAAAAGGGTTATGGTTACAACGAGGAAACCATACCTATGCTAAACACATCCTTTGGTTTTATTCCCTGGGATGATGCTCACCACCCGGAACTATCTCAAACCGATGGAGAAACAGACGGAAGATGGGTGTTCATCAACGGAAACAACACACCTCGTATTGCCCGTATCGACCTGTCTACTTTTGAAACTGCTGAAATTATAGAAATTCCCAACAGCGGAGGGAACCACAGTTCTCCTTTTACTACTGAAAACACAGAGTACGTAGTAGCCGGAACCCGCTTTGCGGTACCATATCCGCAAAAGGATATGTCGATAAAAGAATACAAAGGGAATTTTAAAGGGGCTCTTACTTTCATTGATGTAGAAAAAGAAAGCGGACATATGGAAGTTGCCTTTCAGGTACTGATGCCTGGCTTTAACTACGATCTGGCACACTCAGGAAAGGGAAAATCTCACGGATGGACATTCTTCACTACATACAACACGGAAGAAAGCAATACGCTTTTAGAGGTCGGTGCCTCACAGAATGACAAAGATTACATAGCTGCCATTAACTGGAAAAAAGCTGAAGAATATATAGCAGAAGGCAAATTTAAAACTATTCCTGCCAATTACGCACATAATATATATGACGAAAAAACCCATGTAGCAACTTCTGAGATGAAGAAAGAAGTACGTGTATTGGACCCGGCTGAATGCCCCGGGCTGGTGTACTTCTTACCAACCCCCAAATCACCCCACGGCGTAGATGTAGATCCTACCGGGGAATATATCGTCGGTAACGGGAAATTGTCTGCTGATTTAACTGTACATTCATTTACCAAAGTCTTACAGGCTATTGAAAATAAAAGTTTTGACGGAGAGGCTTATGGTATCCCGATTTTAAAAATGGACGAAATCGTTGCAGGCATTGTAGAACAGCCAGGTCTTGGACCTCTACATACCGAATTTGATGGAAAAGGGAATGCATACACTACCTTCTTCATCTCTTCAGAAGTTGTAAAATGGAAAGTAGGCACCTGGGAAGTTATAGACAGAATTCCTTCTTATTATTCTGTAGGACACCTGATGATCCCCGGTGGGGATTCTAAAAAGCCTGAAGGCAAATACCTGGTAGCTCTTAACAAGATCACTAAAGACAGGTACCTTCCGACCGGGCCCGAATTAAATCATTCGGCTCAACTGTATGATATCTCAGGAGACAAAATGGAACTTCTCCTAGACTTCCCTACGATTGGAGAACCACATTATGCGCAGGGAATCTCTGCCGGCAAAGTAATGAGTAAATCCAAGAAGTTCTATCCGATCGATGAAAACGAGCATCCTCATGCAACCAAAAGTGAAAGTGACGTAAAAGTAGTCAGAGAAGGAAATATTGTGAGAATATACATGACCGCCATCAGAAGCCACCTTAACCCGGATAACATTGAAGGCGTTAAGGTTGGAGACAAAGTATACTTTCATTTAACAAACCTGGAACAAGATTGGGATGTTCCGCACGGGTTCTCGGTTATGGGAGCGCAAAATGCAGAACTCCTCGTAATGCCCGGTCAGACAGAGACCTTGTATTGGGAACCTAAACAAGAAGGGGTATACCCGTTCTACTGTACAGATTTCTGCTCTGCATTGCACCAGGAGATGCAAGGGTATGTAAGGGTTTCACCCGCTAATTCAGATGTACCGGTAAAATGGGCTATGGGTGATGATTAG